A region of Bacteroidales bacterium DNA encodes the following proteins:
- the argS gene encoding arginine--tRNA ligase — protein MITEKILSSTQFVLKKLYGQDIAPDKIQIEKTNPDFEGDFTLVVFPFLKISRKSPEATANEIGNELLAAVEELQDFKIVKGFLNLKLKQNFWQDFAKNNFSSTDFGKNNSGNNQTIVIEYSSPNTNKPLHLGHIRNNLLGWSVAEIMKANGYNVIKTNLVNDRGIHICKSMLAWEKWGSSETPESTGMKGDHLVGKYYVLFDKEYKKEIAELINSGKTEEEATREAPIIKEAQAMLLKWENGDEEIRNLWKTMNGWVYAGFDVTYKRMGIDFDKIQYESNTYILGKEIVNEGLQKNIFEKKLDGSVWINLTAEGFDEKILLRADGTSVYITQDIGTAQLRHDEFNADKLIYVVGNEQNYHFNILKLILKKAGRDWAERITHLSYGMVELPEGKMKSREGTVVDADDLLDEMYNTAKQTTEELGKTENFSKEKSDALFNMLGLGALKYFILKVDPKKNMTFNPKESIDFNGNTGPFIQYTHARICSLLDKAKENGYEVSKEIKNISLLDKEINLIRILHDYPSTVQQAGTSYSPSLVANYIYELAKEYNGFYQEIPVLKETDEEKIIFRLQLSTFVKNTISSAMKLLGIDVPEKM, from the coding sequence ATGATTACTGAAAAAATATTATCAAGTACACAATTTGTTTTAAAAAAACTTTACGGACAAGATATAGCTCCTGATAAAATTCAAATAGAGAAAACCAATCCCGATTTTGAAGGTGATTTTACTTTGGTAGTATTTCCATTTCTTAAGATTTCAAGAAAATCACCCGAAGCAACCGCAAATGAAATAGGCAATGAACTGCTTGCTGCCGTTGAAGAATTACAGGATTTTAAAATTGTAAAAGGTTTTCTGAACTTAAAACTCAAACAAAATTTCTGGCAGGATTTTGCAAAAAATAATTTCTCTTCAACAGATTTTGGGAAAAATAATTCAGGAAATAATCAAACCATTGTTATTGAATACTCATCGCCAAACACCAATAAACCCTTGCATTTAGGGCATATCCGCAATAATTTATTGGGATGGTCGGTTGCAGAAATCATGAAAGCAAATGGTTATAATGTTATTAAAACAAATCTTGTAAACGACCGCGGAATCCATATTTGCAAATCGATGCTTGCATGGGAAAAATGGGGCAGCTCCGAAACCCCAGAATCGACGGGCATGAAAGGCGACCACTTGGTTGGGAAATATTATGTTCTGTTTGATAAAGAATACAAAAAAGAAATTGCAGAACTTATTAACTCAGGGAAAACTGAAGAAGAAGCCACGCGTGAAGCGCCCATTATTAAAGAAGCACAGGCAATGCTTTTGAAATGGGAAAATGGTGATGAAGAAATCCGCAACTTATGGAAAACCATGAATGGCTGGGTTTACGCGGGTTTCGACGTTACCTACAAACGCATGGGAATTGATTTCGATAAAATTCAATACGAATCAAATACCTATATTCTCGGGAAAGAAATTGTAAACGAAGGGTTACAAAAAAATATTTTTGAAAAAAAATTGGATGGCTCAGTTTGGATAAACCTTACGGCTGAAGGCTTTGATGAAAAAATTCTTTTACGTGCCGATGGAACTTCTGTTTATATTACGCAGGATATTGGCACCGCCCAGCTTCGCCACGATGAATTCAATGCCGATAAATTAATTTATGTTGTTGGCAACGAACAAAATTACCATTTCAATATTTTAAAATTGATATTGAAAAAAGCCGGCCGTGATTGGGCTGAACGCATCACTCATTTATCATACGGTATGGTTGAATTGCCTGAAGGTAAAATGAAATCGCGTGAAGGAACGGTTGTCGATGCCGATGATCTGCTTGATGAAATGTACAACACAGCAAAGCAAACCACAGAAGAATTAGGTAAGACAGAGAACTTCAGTAAAGAAAAATCAGATGCATTATTTAATATGCTAGGTCTTGGTGCGCTGAAATATTTTATTCTGAAAGTTGACCCTAAAAAAAATATGACCTTCAATCCAAAGGAATCTATTGATTTTAACGGCAACACCGGTCCATTCATTCAATACACACATGCACGTATTTGCAGCCTTCTGGATAAAGCGAAAGAAAATGGTTATGAAGTTTCAAAAGAAATAAAAAATATTTCACTGCTTGATAAAGAAATAAATCTGATTCGTATTTTACATGATTATCCTTCAACTGTTCAACAGGCAGGAACAAGCTACTCCCCTTCCCTGGTTGCCAATTATATTTACGAACTTGCAAAGGAATACAACGGCTTTTACCAGGAAATTCCGGTATTAAAAGAAACCGATGAAGAAAAAATTATTTTCCGTTTACAGCTTTCTACTTTTGTAAAAAATACCATTTCATCAGCAATGAAGCTGCTTGGCATTGATGTTCCCGAGAAAATGTAA